From the Chiroxiphia lanceolata isolate bChiLan1 chromosome Z, bChiLan1.pri, whole genome shotgun sequence genome, one window contains:
- the TRAPPC13 gene encoding trafficking protein particle complex subunit 13 isoform X3: MDVNQSKQEHLLALKVMRLTKPTLFTNIPVTCEERDLPGNLFNQLMKDDPSTVKGAETLMLGEMLTLPQNFGNIFLGETFSSYISVHNDSNQVVKDILVKADLQTSSQRLNLSASSAAVAELKPDCCIDDVIHHEVKEIGTHILVCAVSYTTQTGEKMYFRKFFKFQVLKPLDVKTKFYNAETDEVFLEAQIQNITTSPMFMEKVSLEPSMMYSVAELNTVDTVGKSESTFGARTYLQPMDTRQYLYCLKPKQEFAEKAGVIKGVTVIGKLDIVWKTNLGERGRLQTSQLQRMAPGYGDVRLSLETIPDTVNLEEPFDITCKITNCSSERTMDLVLEMCNTNSIHWCGVSGRQLGKLHPSSSLHLALTLLSSVQGLQSVSGLRLTDTFLKRTYEYDDIAQVCVVSSGVKQS, from the exons tGATGAGGCTAACCAAACCTACTTTATTCACTAATATTCCGGTGACTTGTGAAGAAAGAGATTTACCAG GTAATCTCTTTAATCAACTCATGAAAGATGATCCTTCTACTGTAAAGGGTGCAGAAACTTTGATGTTAGGAGAAATGCTGACTCTGCCTCAAAATTTTGG AAACATATTTCTGGGTGAGACGTTTTCCAGTTATATTAGTGTGCACAATGATAGTAATCAGGTTGTCAAGGACATACTGGTAAAG GCTGATCTTCAGACGAGTTCTCAGCGTTTGAACCTTTCAGCTTCTAGTGCTGCAGTGGCAGAACTTAAACCTGACTGTTGCATTGATGATGTGATCCACCATGAAGTAAAGGAAATAGGAACACACAT cttaGTTTGTGCAGTAAGTTACACTACGCAGACTGGAGAGAAGATGTATTTCAGAAAGTTCTTCAAATTTCAG GTTCTTAAACCACTAGATGTGAAAACCAAATTCTACAATGCTGAG acagatGAAGTGTTTCTGGAAGCTCAAATTCAGAATATCACTACCTCTCCAATGTTTATGGAGAAGGTTTCTTTAGAGCCATCTATGATGTACAGTGTtgcagaactgaacacagttGACACAGTAGGGAAAAG tgaGTCTACTTTTGGCGCAAGGACTTACTTACAACCTATGGATACACGTCAATACTTATATTGTCTAAAACCAAAGCAAGAATTTGCAGAGAAAGCTGGAGTAATAAAAGGTGTAACAGTGATTGGTAAACTAGATATTGTATGGAAAACCAATCTGGGTGAACGAGGAAGGCTGCAAACTAGCCAGCTCCAAAGAATG GCTCCTGGCTATGGTGATGTAAGGCTTTCTTTGGAGACAATACCAGACACTGTAAATTTGGAAGAACCTTTTGACATTACATGTAAAATAACAAACTGCAG CAGTGAAAGGACTATGGATCTGGTTTTAGAAATGTGCAATACTAATTCCATCCACTGGTGTGGAGTTTCAGGAAGGCAACTTGGAAAGCTGCACCCAAGTTCATCCCTCCACCTTGCACTTACATTGTTGTCTTCAGTGCAGGGATTGCAA agTGTCTCTGGCTTAAGACTTACAGACACGTTTTTGAAGAGAACATATGAGTATGATGATATTGCACAAGTCTGTGTAGTTTCTTCTGGAGTCaaacaaagctga
- the TRAPPC13 gene encoding trafficking protein particle complex subunit 13 isoform X4 produces MDVNQSKQEHLLALKVMRLTKPTLFTNIPVTCEERDLPGNLFNQLMKDDPSTVKGAETLMLGEMLTLPQNFGNIFLGETFSSYISVHNDSNQVVKDILVKADLQTSSQRLNLSASSAAVAELKPDCCIDDVIHHEVKEIGTHILVCAVSYTTQTGEKMYFRKFFKFQVLKPLDVKTKFYNAETDEVFLEAQIQNITTSPMFMEKVSLEPSMMYSVAELNTVDTVGKSESTFGARTYLQPMDTRQYLYCLKPKQEFAEKAGVIKGVTVIGKLDIVWKTNLGERGRLQTSQLQRMAPGYGDVRLSLETIPDTVNLEEPFDITCKITNCSERTMDLVLEMCNTNSIHWCGVSGRQLGKLHPSSSLHLALTLLSSVQGLQSVSGLRLTDTFLKRTYEYDDIAQVCVVSSGVKQS; encoded by the exons tGATGAGGCTAACCAAACCTACTTTATTCACTAATATTCCGGTGACTTGTGAAGAAAGAGATTTACCAG GTAATCTCTTTAATCAACTCATGAAAGATGATCCTTCTACTGTAAAGGGTGCAGAAACTTTGATGTTAGGAGAAATGCTGACTCTGCCTCAAAATTTTGG AAACATATTTCTGGGTGAGACGTTTTCCAGTTATATTAGTGTGCACAATGATAGTAATCAGGTTGTCAAGGACATACTGGTAAAG GCTGATCTTCAGACGAGTTCTCAGCGTTTGAACCTTTCAGCTTCTAGTGCTGCAGTGGCAGAACTTAAACCTGACTGTTGCATTGATGATGTGATCCACCATGAAGTAAAGGAAATAGGAACACACAT cttaGTTTGTGCAGTAAGTTACACTACGCAGACTGGAGAGAAGATGTATTTCAGAAAGTTCTTCAAATTTCAG GTTCTTAAACCACTAGATGTGAAAACCAAATTCTACAATGCTGAG acagatGAAGTGTTTCTGGAAGCTCAAATTCAGAATATCACTACCTCTCCAATGTTTATGGAGAAGGTTTCTTTAGAGCCATCTATGATGTACAGTGTtgcagaactgaacacagttGACACAGTAGGGAAAAG tgaGTCTACTTTTGGCGCAAGGACTTACTTACAACCTATGGATACACGTCAATACTTATATTGTCTAAAACCAAAGCAAGAATTTGCAGAGAAAGCTGGAGTAATAAAAGGTGTAACAGTGATTGGTAAACTAGATATTGTATGGAAAACCAATCTGGGTGAACGAGGAAGGCTGCAAACTAGCCAGCTCCAAAGAATG GCTCCTGGCTATGGTGATGTAAGGCTTTCTTTGGAGACAATACCAGACACTGTAAATTTGGAAGAACCTTTTGACATTACATGTAAAATAACAAACTGCAG TGAAAGGACTATGGATCTGGTTTTAGAAATGTGCAATACTAATTCCATCCACTGGTGTGGAGTTTCAGGAAGGCAACTTGGAAAGCTGCACCCAAGTTCATCCCTCCACCTTGCACTTACATTGTTGTCTTCAGTGCAGGGATTGCAA agTGTCTCTGGCTTAAGACTTACAGACACGTTTTTGAAGAGAACATATGAGTATGATGATATTGCACAAGTCTGTGTAGTTTCTTCTGGAGTCaaacaaagctga
- the TRAPPC13 gene encoding trafficking protein particle complex subunit 13 isoform X2 gives MDVNQSKQEHLLALKVMRLTKPTLFTNIPVTCEERDLPGNLFNQLMKDDPSTVKGAETLMLGEMLTLPQNFGNIFLGETFSSYISVHNDSNQVVKDILVKADLQTSSQRLNLSASSAAVAELKPDCCIDDVIHHEVKEIGTHILVCAVSYTTQTGEKMYFRKFFKFQVLKPLDVKTKFYNAESDLSSVTDEVFLEAQIQNITTSPMFMEKVSLEPSMMYSVAELNTVDTVGKSESTFGARTYLQPMDTRQYLYCLKPKQEFAEKAGVIKGVTVIGKLDIVWKTNLGERGRLQTSQLQRMAPGYGDVRLSLETIPDTVNLEEPFDITCKITNCSERTMDLVLEMCNTNSIHWCGVSGRQLGKLHPSSSLHLALTLLSSVQGLQSVSGLRLTDTFLKRTYEYDDIAQVCVVSSGVKQS, from the exons tGATGAGGCTAACCAAACCTACTTTATTCACTAATATTCCGGTGACTTGTGAAGAAAGAGATTTACCAG GTAATCTCTTTAATCAACTCATGAAAGATGATCCTTCTACTGTAAAGGGTGCAGAAACTTTGATGTTAGGAGAAATGCTGACTCTGCCTCAAAATTTTGG AAACATATTTCTGGGTGAGACGTTTTCCAGTTATATTAGTGTGCACAATGATAGTAATCAGGTTGTCAAGGACATACTGGTAAAG GCTGATCTTCAGACGAGTTCTCAGCGTTTGAACCTTTCAGCTTCTAGTGCTGCAGTGGCAGAACTTAAACCTGACTGTTGCATTGATGATGTGATCCACCATGAAGTAAAGGAAATAGGAACACACAT cttaGTTTGTGCAGTAAGTTACACTACGCAGACTGGAGAGAAGATGTATTTCAGAAAGTTCTTCAAATTTCAG GTTCTTAAACCACTAGATGTGAAAACCAAATTCTACAATGCTGAG AGTGACCTCAGTTCTgtg acagatGAAGTGTTTCTGGAAGCTCAAATTCAGAATATCACTACCTCTCCAATGTTTATGGAGAAGGTTTCTTTAGAGCCATCTATGATGTACAGTGTtgcagaactgaacacagttGACACAGTAGGGAAAAG tgaGTCTACTTTTGGCGCAAGGACTTACTTACAACCTATGGATACACGTCAATACTTATATTGTCTAAAACCAAAGCAAGAATTTGCAGAGAAAGCTGGAGTAATAAAAGGTGTAACAGTGATTGGTAAACTAGATATTGTATGGAAAACCAATCTGGGTGAACGAGGAAGGCTGCAAACTAGCCAGCTCCAAAGAATG GCTCCTGGCTATGGTGATGTAAGGCTTTCTTTGGAGACAATACCAGACACTGTAAATTTGGAAGAACCTTTTGACATTACATGTAAAATAACAAACTGCAG TGAAAGGACTATGGATCTGGTTTTAGAAATGTGCAATACTAATTCCATCCACTGGTGTGGAGTTTCAGGAAGGCAACTTGGAAAGCTGCACCCAAGTTCATCCCTCCACCTTGCACTTACATTGTTGTCTTCAGTGCAGGGATTGCAA agTGTCTCTGGCTTAAGACTTACAGACACGTTTTTGAAGAGAACATATGAGTATGATGATATTGCACAAGTCTGTGTAGTTTCTTCTGGAGTCaaacaaagctga
- the TRAPPC13 gene encoding trafficking protein particle complex subunit 13 isoform X1, producing MDVNQSKQEHLLALKVMRLTKPTLFTNIPVTCEERDLPGNLFNQLMKDDPSTVKGAETLMLGEMLTLPQNFGNIFLGETFSSYISVHNDSNQVVKDILVKADLQTSSQRLNLSASSAAVAELKPDCCIDDVIHHEVKEIGTHILVCAVSYTTQTGEKMYFRKFFKFQVLKPLDVKTKFYNAESDLSSVTDEVFLEAQIQNITTSPMFMEKVSLEPSMMYSVAELNTVDTVGKSESTFGARTYLQPMDTRQYLYCLKPKQEFAEKAGVIKGVTVIGKLDIVWKTNLGERGRLQTSQLQRMAPGYGDVRLSLETIPDTVNLEEPFDITCKITNCSSERTMDLVLEMCNTNSIHWCGVSGRQLGKLHPSSSLHLALTLLSSVQGLQSVSGLRLTDTFLKRTYEYDDIAQVCVVSSGVKQS from the exons tGATGAGGCTAACCAAACCTACTTTATTCACTAATATTCCGGTGACTTGTGAAGAAAGAGATTTACCAG GTAATCTCTTTAATCAACTCATGAAAGATGATCCTTCTACTGTAAAGGGTGCAGAAACTTTGATGTTAGGAGAAATGCTGACTCTGCCTCAAAATTTTGG AAACATATTTCTGGGTGAGACGTTTTCCAGTTATATTAGTGTGCACAATGATAGTAATCAGGTTGTCAAGGACATACTGGTAAAG GCTGATCTTCAGACGAGTTCTCAGCGTTTGAACCTTTCAGCTTCTAGTGCTGCAGTGGCAGAACTTAAACCTGACTGTTGCATTGATGATGTGATCCACCATGAAGTAAAGGAAATAGGAACACACAT cttaGTTTGTGCAGTAAGTTACACTACGCAGACTGGAGAGAAGATGTATTTCAGAAAGTTCTTCAAATTTCAG GTTCTTAAACCACTAGATGTGAAAACCAAATTCTACAATGCTGAG AGTGACCTCAGTTCTgtg acagatGAAGTGTTTCTGGAAGCTCAAATTCAGAATATCACTACCTCTCCAATGTTTATGGAGAAGGTTTCTTTAGAGCCATCTATGATGTACAGTGTtgcagaactgaacacagttGACACAGTAGGGAAAAG tgaGTCTACTTTTGGCGCAAGGACTTACTTACAACCTATGGATACACGTCAATACTTATATTGTCTAAAACCAAAGCAAGAATTTGCAGAGAAAGCTGGAGTAATAAAAGGTGTAACAGTGATTGGTAAACTAGATATTGTATGGAAAACCAATCTGGGTGAACGAGGAAGGCTGCAAACTAGCCAGCTCCAAAGAATG GCTCCTGGCTATGGTGATGTAAGGCTTTCTTTGGAGACAATACCAGACACTGTAAATTTGGAAGAACCTTTTGACATTACATGTAAAATAACAAACTGCAG CAGTGAAAGGACTATGGATCTGGTTTTAGAAATGTGCAATACTAATTCCATCCACTGGTGTGGAGTTTCAGGAAGGCAACTTGGAAAGCTGCACCCAAGTTCATCCCTCCACCTTGCACTTACATTGTTGTCTTCAGTGCAGGGATTGCAA agTGTCTCTGGCTTAAGACTTACAGACACGTTTTTGAAGAGAACATATGAGTATGATGATATTGCACAAGTCTGTGTAGTTTCTTCTGGAGTCaaacaaagctga